Proteins from a genomic interval of Musa acuminata AAA Group cultivar baxijiao chromosome BXJ1-9, Cavendish_Baxijiao_AAA, whole genome shotgun sequence:
- the LOC135594287 gene encoding protein EARLY RESPONSIVE TO DEHYDRATION 15-like, with product MEVMARRTRSGLNPDAAPYVPAAQRAVEDFSSEWWDLVHSSPWFADYWLRECFHESVLDFFEDDDPELPDDINDALFSLSAPHQKEAEEEEGGGRNRELITWGAEKWKASRGCAAEGAKYAEKAAKVVSVKLSPRTIQQPR from the exons ATGGAGGTGATGGCGAGGAGGACGAGGTCGGGGCTGAACCCGGATGCGGCCCCGTACGTGCCGGCGGCGCAGCGCGCGGTGGAGGACTTCTCGTCGGAGTGGTGGGATCTGGTGCATTCGTCCCCCTGGTTCGCCGACTACTGGCTGCGGGAGTGCTTCCACGAGTCCGTGCTCGACTTCTTCGAGGACGACGACCCCGAGCTGCCCGACGACATCAACGACGCCCTCTTCTCCTTGTCCGCTCCTCACC AAAAGgaagccgaggaggaggagggcggaggAAGGAACAGAGAGTTGATCACATGGGGAGCGGAGAAGTGGAAGGCGTCGAGGGGGTGCGCGGCGGAGGGAGCCAAGTACGCGGAGAAGGCGGCCAAGGTGGTGAGCGTGAAGCTGAGCCCGAGGACGATACAGCAGCCTAGGTAA
- the LOC135593325 gene encoding patellin-6-like isoform X1, translating into MESSQATTEPVPSPNPATKRSLLSSLMEATAGATAAPTALHVSHSFKEDCYLLSSLKLAELKALQELQQLLAVSPKPISIWGVPLAPSSAAAGDERAVVVLLKFLRARDFDAGQAHAMLLRCVEWRREFGADEVAEEELVGFKELEGVVAYMHGWDRWGHPVCYNAYGVFKDKDVYDRVLGDADKLHHFLRWRVQVMERGVRLLQLRPGGINSIIQVTDLKDMPKRELRAASQHILSLFQDNYPEMVARKVFINVPWYFTLLYAMISPFLTERTKSKFVIARESNVAETLYKCCRFIRPEFVPVQYGGLSRPGDLQNGPPKPATEFTIKGGERVNLEIDGIEGGASITWDIAVGGWDVDYGAEYVPSDGGSYTIIVEKTRRVPATADEPIHNVYTAREVGKMVLSIDNTNSRRRKVAAYRYFVRKPCT; encoded by the exons ATGGAGTCATCCCAAGCAACCACTGAGCCCGTCCCTTCTCCCAATCCTGCCACCAAGAGAAGCCTGCTGAGCTCCCTCATGGAAGCCACAGCCGGCGCCACGGCAGCCCCCACCGCGCTCCACGTCTCCCATTCGTTCAAGGAGGACTGCTACCTCCTCTCCAGCCTCAAGCTCGCCGAGCTGAAGGCCCTCCAGGAGCTGCAGCAACTCCTCGCTGTCTCCCCCAAGCCCATCTCCATCTGGGGCGTGCCCCTCgccccctcctccgccgccgccggcgaCGAGCGggcggtcgtcgtcctcctcaaGTTTCTGAGAGCGCGCGACTTCGACGCGGGGCAGGCGCACGCCATGCTGCTGCGCTGCGTGGAGTGGCGGCGCGAGTTCGGCGCCGACGAGGTGGCGGAGGAGGAGCTGGTGGGGTTCAAGGAGCTGGAGGGCGTTGTGGCGTACATGCACGGCTGGGACCGGTGGGGCCACCCCGTGTGCTACAACGCCTACGGCGTCTTCAAGGACAAGGACGTGTACGACCGCGTGCTGGGCGACGCCGACAAGCTACATCACTTCCTCCGGTGGCGCGTCCAGGTGATGGAGCGCGGCGTCCGCTTGCTCCAACTCCGCCCTGGCGGCATCAACTCCATCATCCAGGTCACCGACCTCAAGGACATGCCCAAGCGCGAGCTCCGCGCCGCCTCGCAGCACATCCTCTCCCTCTTCCAGGACAACTACCCTGAGATGGTCGCAAGAAAG GTGTTCATCAACGTGCCCTGGTATTTCACTCTGTTGTACGCCATGATTAGTCCATTTCTGACGGAGAGGACAAAGAGCAAGTTCGTGATCGCCAGAGAAAGCAATGTGGCCGAGACCCTTTACAA ATGTTGCAGATTCATCAGGCCGGAGTTCGTGCCGGTGCAGTACGGAGGGCTGAGCCGGCCAGGGGACCTACAGAATGGCCCGCCCAAGCCCGCCACCGAGTTCACCATCAAGGGCGGAGAAAGAGTGAACCTTGAGATCGACGGCATTGAG GGAGGGGCAAGCATCACATGGGACATAGCGGTGGGAGGATGGGACGTGGACTACGGCGCCGAGTACGTGCCGAGCGACGGCGGAAGCTACACGATCATCGTGGAGAAGACCAGAAGGGTCCCGGCGACGGCGGACGAGCCGATCCACAACGTGTACACCGCCAGGGAGGTGGGAAAGATGGTGCTCTCCATAGACAACACCAACTCCAGGAGGAGGAAGGTGGCTGCTTACAGATACTTCGTCCGCAAACCATGTACTTAG
- the LOC135593325 gene encoding patellin-6-like isoform X2 encodes MESSQATTEPVPSPNPATKRSLLSSLMEATAGATAAPTALHVSHSFKEDCYLLSSLKLAELKALQELQQLLAVSPKPISIWGVPLAPSSAAAGDERAVVVLLKFLRARDFDAGQAHAMLLRCVEWRREFGADEVAEEELVGFKELEGVVAYMHGWDRWGHPVCYNAYGVFKDKDVYDRVLGDADKLHHFLRWRVQVMERGVRLLQLRPGGINSIIQVTDLKDMPKRELRAASQHILSLFQDNYPEMVARKVFINVPWYFTLLYAMISPFLTERTKSKFVIARESNVAETLYKFIRPEFVPVQYGGLSRPGDLQNGPPKPATEFTIKGGERVNLEIDGIEGGASITWDIAVGGWDVDYGAEYVPSDGGSYTIIVEKTRRVPATADEPIHNVYTAREVGKMVLSIDNTNSRRRKVAAYRYFVRKPCT; translated from the exons ATGGAGTCATCCCAAGCAACCACTGAGCCCGTCCCTTCTCCCAATCCTGCCACCAAGAGAAGCCTGCTGAGCTCCCTCATGGAAGCCACAGCCGGCGCCACGGCAGCCCCCACCGCGCTCCACGTCTCCCATTCGTTCAAGGAGGACTGCTACCTCCTCTCCAGCCTCAAGCTCGCCGAGCTGAAGGCCCTCCAGGAGCTGCAGCAACTCCTCGCTGTCTCCCCCAAGCCCATCTCCATCTGGGGCGTGCCCCTCgccccctcctccgccgccgccggcgaCGAGCGggcggtcgtcgtcctcctcaaGTTTCTGAGAGCGCGCGACTTCGACGCGGGGCAGGCGCACGCCATGCTGCTGCGCTGCGTGGAGTGGCGGCGCGAGTTCGGCGCCGACGAGGTGGCGGAGGAGGAGCTGGTGGGGTTCAAGGAGCTGGAGGGCGTTGTGGCGTACATGCACGGCTGGGACCGGTGGGGCCACCCCGTGTGCTACAACGCCTACGGCGTCTTCAAGGACAAGGACGTGTACGACCGCGTGCTGGGCGACGCCGACAAGCTACATCACTTCCTCCGGTGGCGCGTCCAGGTGATGGAGCGCGGCGTCCGCTTGCTCCAACTCCGCCCTGGCGGCATCAACTCCATCATCCAGGTCACCGACCTCAAGGACATGCCCAAGCGCGAGCTCCGCGCCGCCTCGCAGCACATCCTCTCCCTCTTCCAGGACAACTACCCTGAGATGGTCGCAAGAAAG GTGTTCATCAACGTGCCCTGGTATTTCACTCTGTTGTACGCCATGATTAGTCCATTTCTGACGGAGAGGACAAAGAGCAAGTTCGTGATCGCCAGAGAAAGCAATGTGGCCGAGACCCTTTACAA ATTCATCAGGCCGGAGTTCGTGCCGGTGCAGTACGGAGGGCTGAGCCGGCCAGGGGACCTACAGAATGGCCCGCCCAAGCCCGCCACCGAGTTCACCATCAAGGGCGGAGAAAGAGTGAACCTTGAGATCGACGGCATTGAG GGAGGGGCAAGCATCACATGGGACATAGCGGTGGGAGGATGGGACGTGGACTACGGCGCCGAGTACGTGCCGAGCGACGGCGGAAGCTACACGATCATCGTGGAGAAGACCAGAAGGGTCCCGGCGACGGCGGACGAGCCGATCCACAACGTGTACACCGCCAGGGAGGTGGGAAAGATGGTGCTCTCCATAGACAACACCAACTCCAGGAGGAGGAAGGTGGCTGCTTACAGATACTTCGTCCGCAAACCATGTACTTAG
- the LOC103998274 gene encoding laccase-3 encodes MEALKNSYKCSLLLLLLLLPLLLLWSSVMFTCADAEVHYHEFVVQATPVKRLCKTHNIITVNGQYPGPTLAVRNGDTLVVNVVNRAKYNVTLHWHGVRQMRTAWADGPEFVTQCPIRPGGSYTYRFTIEDQEGTLWWHAHSSWLRATVHGALIIYPGDASSYPFPKPHREFPVILGEWWNEDPISVVRRATRTGAAPNVSDAFTINGQPGDLYNCSNKDTTVFPVALGETNLLRFINAALNNELFVSIAGHMMTVVAADAAYTKPFTTAVLMLGPGQTTDVLVTTNQPPGRYYMAAHAYASARGVAFDNTTTTAVLEYKNSGCPTKNSPGLPPAFPVLPAFNDTPTATAFAAGIRSPHPVQIPGPVDHHLFFTVGLGLFNCPPGRRCGGPNGTRFGASMNNVSFQLPTGLSLLQAHHLGVPGVFTTDFPAVPPVPFDYTAANVSRGLWQPVLGTKLYPLKYGSVVQLVLQGTNIFAGEEHPMHIHGYHFYVLATGFGNFDPARDSARFNLVDPPLRNTVGVPVNGWAVIRFVADNPGVWLVHCHLDVHITWGLAMAFLVENGVGELQSLLPPPADLPLC; translated from the exons ATGGAGGCACTCAAGAACTCATACAAgtgctccctcctcctcctcctcctcctgctgcctCTGCTTCTGCTGTGGTCCTCCGTAATGTTCACTTGTGCCGATGCAGAAGTCCACTACCATGAGTTTGTG GTCCAAGCGACGCCAGTGAAGAGGCTGTGCAAGACCCACAACATCATCACCGTCAACGGCCAATACCCCGGTCCGACGCTAGCGGTTCGAAACGGAGACACACTCGTGGTCAACGTCGTCAACCGAGCAAAATACAACGTCACACTTCACTG GCACGGGGTTCGACAGATGCGAACGGCGTGGGCGGACGGGCCGGAGTTCGTGACGCAGTGCCCCATAAGGCCCGGCGGCAGCTACACGTACCGGTTCACCATCGAGGACCAAGAAGGCACGCTGTGGTGGCACGCACACAGCTCCTGGCTCAGGGCCACCGTCCATGGCGCCCTCATCATCTATCCCGGAGATGCCTCCTCCTACCCATTCCCCAAACCCCACCGAGAATTCCCCGTCATCCTCG GGGAGTGGTGGAATGAGGACCCCATCAGCGTAGTCCGGCGGGCGACGAGGACCGGAGCAGCCCCAAACGTCTCTGACGCCTTCACCATCAATGGCCAGCCCGGCGATCTTTACAACTGCTCCAACAAAGATACAACGGTCTTCCCAGTGGCGTTGGGTGAGACCAACCTACTACGGTTCATCAACGCCGCCCTCAACAACGAGCTCTTCGTCAGCATCGCCGGCCACATGATGACGGTCGTGGCCGCCGACGCCGCCTACACCAAGCCCTTCACCACCGCGGTCCTCATGCTGGGCCCGGGGCAGACAACCGACGTCTTAGTCACCACCAACCAGCCCCCCGGCCGCTACTACATGGCCGCCCACGCCTACGCCAGCGCCCGAGGCGTCGCCTTCGacaacaccaccaccaccgccgtccTCGAGTATAAGAACAGCGGCTGCCCCACCAAGAACAGCCCGGGGCTCCCGCCGGCGTTCCCTGTCCTCCCGGCCTTCAACGACACGCCCACCGCCACCGCCTTCGCCGCCGGAATCAGGAGCCCCCACCCCGTCCAGATCCCCGGCCCCGTCGATCACCACCTCTTCTTCACCGTCGGGCTGGGCCTGTTCAACTGCCCGCCTGGCCGGCGTTGCGGCGGCCCGAACGGTACTCGCTTCGGCGCCAGCATGAACAACGTCTCCTTCCAGCTGCCCACCGGTCTCTCCCTCCTCCAAGCCCACCACCTGGGCGTGCCGGGGGTGTTCACCACCGACTTCCCGGCGGTTCCGCCGGTCCCCTTCGACTACACTGCGGCCAACGTCAGCCGGGGGCTGTGGCAGCCGGTGCTGGGGACGAAGTTGTACCCGCTCAAGTACGGGTCGGTGGTGCAGCTGGTGCTGCAGGGCACCAACATCTTCGCGGGGGAGGAACACCCGATGCACATCCACGGGTACCACTTCTACGTGCTGGCGACGGGGTTCGGGAACTTCGACCCGGCGAGGGACTCGGCGAGGTTCAATCTGGTGGACCCGCCGCTGCGGAACACGGTGGGGGTGCCGGTGAACGGGTGGGCGGTGATCCGGTTCGTGGCGGACAACCCAGGGGTGTGGCTAGTGCACTGCCACCTGGACGTGCACATCACCTGGGGCTTGGCCATGGCCTTCCTGGTGGAGAACGGCGTCGGCGAGCTGCAGTCTCTGTTGCCGCCTCCCGCGGACCTTCCTCTGTGCTGA